TTGATTATCTATTTACTGTTTCCTTGTTATTTGCCTATATtaagtttgtttgtttgtttattgtGGTTATTACATTCAGTGCATCATTAGTTTGCCGCTACTTAGATTGCCTCGACTCAACGATATTAGATGAAAGATTCTTAACCAACTTGGATTCTGTTTGAACATAGCATTCTAACTTGTGATTCTGTTTTACATATGTCGGTTTAGTGTTTtggtaaataagttttgttggAAGTAATAGAGTGTTTGAGGTTTTCCGGATGTGTCTGTGAAAAGCTGTTATTAGGAATTTTTCTTATACTCAACCACTTTATATGCTGCAGGTGATTTTTTGAAGGATGTGGAGATAACAATAGGTAGTTTATACTGTCTATGAGATAGGACTTCCAAGTTTTCCATCTCATGTTGTCTTAAGATCTTGCTGtgcctcttcttctttttccatcTATGATTGAAATACAACCTTGTTTTTTGTTCCTATCTGATCGATCCTGTTATTGGTGTTACAGGGGACTTCTTTAGAGATCTACAGGAAGAATTTCAAAATTGGGAATCTAGTGCTTCATCACAGGGGAAACCAAAGAGTCTATGGGAGGAATTAGCGGTATGGTTCTGCACTTCTGCTGCTTTCCAgttcttatatttatatattaatcttCTGACCTCTCGCTTATTGATCGGTTACATGAATTATTGATTAAATAGCAAAGGAATTTTAAGAGAGGAAAAGACTCACATGCTATGATCTTTTATTGCTCACAGGATATCGGAGAGGAATTTGTGgaatttttagagaaagaaCTCAATATAACTgataatgaaaatgaagaaaaagagaatggatttcaaacaaacaaaaagaatgctCCTGGAAATGATTTTGATAAGCAAGATGGGAAAGGTAGCAGCATTAAAGATAACATTGATGAGATTGAAGCAACTCTTGCTCAGCTTAAAAAGGAATTGGGATTGTAGCATTTGAATAGAGAGATGAGCCTGGAAACATTAAAGGCACTTTCTTATTATGAAATTGATCTGAATTAATTTACTGATCACATCTCATTACCGTTCCATATGAGGCAGTCTTAACAGCATAGATGATGTATTAATCATACACTTGTAGATGGCGAGTTTCAAGAGGGGAACCACTAATTCTTGAAGTCAAGAATTGATTGTATGCaactttaaaatttaaatataacaAGTTCCATTGTTTGAAACATTGCTTTTAGAGGGCCTATTGACTTTTATCCACAATATTGCCCTGTGTGCTGTAGATAGGTGTaacattttcatttttgtttgtaTCATGCAGTATAATCATATAGTTGCATAACACAATTAAGTATAGGAAATGGCAGAAGCACAACAATCTGAATAAATTTATTACCAAATTTGCACAACAAAACCGAATATGAATTCACATATGCTCAACTACTAAACCAGTGTAGTGTCTCAAAGAGGCTCTGCTTCTGCTTCTGTAGGCTAGATAAGATAAAACAAGACTTGCCAAAATCCTAGTGACCTAAATTCAATAATGCATCTAGTCCGAAGGTTTTCTTTTCAGTCTAATCAGCAAAACCTTGTAGTAACCAAGCCCTTCAATATCTGTCCCCAAATCGGAAAAATACTGATCCAGTACCAGTATTGTGATCAACAGCATACTCAGCTCGCACTAGACCCAACTTAACGCCAACACCATACGAAGAACCCTGACCCATTCTCCTGTACACCTCTGTAGGATTGCCCTTCACATCCTTTGAGCTTCCAAGATCATTTCCATGCTCAGCAAATGCATACACGTGAGTATTTCTCACAGGTACTCTTAATTCAGCTCCAACCTGCAACCAAAATCGGacaaataatatatatcaaatatttgcCTGCACTTCTGCATTACAATACAAGTTATACCATAAGGGatatgtatataaataaataacacaCTTCAACCTTCCATGTAGCTCTAATTGTTAATTTGGACACAAAATTTTCGACATTGTGTAGCCACTCACAAAAATCAGTCATAGACCAGATAAAATTCCAAGGGAACTATAGGCGATTAGAGGTAATAATGTCTTTGAATATGGACCTTACGTTACCTTTAGCTTGCAGCAACTCAGCACCATGTCATTGTCATCATCAAAAGCCACACTGCCCTCTGAATCATTTTCTGGCTACTCTGATTCAGAAGGTTCCAAATTGGCGACTCCATTCCATCATGACTTGAACAAGATAACTCATTTCATTTAAGGATTCAATAAAGTTTTGTTATGAACTATCTGGGTACTCTGATTCAGAAGGTTTCCAAATTGGAGAGTCCATTCCATTCCATCAGAAGTTTCCCTATTTTCCAAGTTTCTATACTCTAAGGACATTACCATGGTGGCCTACATTCACATTGTTCTGtcacttaaacaattttttaCTCCATTCATACAATCTTCCATACTTGTTTTATGCAGTTGTCCATTTAGCACACAAGTGGAATCCTCTCTTGCTTTATCTATTGTTCGTTCATTTTTACTACATAAAAAGTCTTCAGTAAAAAATGGAGGCCTCATGTTTAAATTTCCAACTAAATAACATTTTTCGCTAGCAGATtcttatttttgttaaaaacatgAAGGTTAGGATTTGAtttgttaaaataaaataaattagggTTAAAATTGAAAGCTACATTGACGGTCGGagtttgttttgtaattttccctaatcaTAATTTCCACTTATTATTAATTAGTCCTTCAAGTCTTGTGGGACTCCCTCCATATTCACAATCACATGAAATAGCAGCAAAAGAAcaggaaacaaaaaaaattcatcctAGACAGTAACTTGTCTCCAGTAATATTCCTACCTCAAGGATGTTTCTTGCTGCTCCCAATTCACCCATGTTGTAGCCCCTCACAGAATAAGGGCCGCCAAGGGTAAAAGCATCATAACTTGGAAGGTCTCCTACACAACCACCGTAATGACCATGCAGAACTAGTACAGGTGGCGGTGCTTTACCAGCAGCTTCCTCCACTTGCTTCAACTGTATGAATCGTGTGATGGTTAGCTGGTGGCGGTTAAATAAGGGAAACTTGCTGCCAATACCAAGGCCTTGGTCCACCTGCAATTCATACATGTAGCTCATATTGGATATTCGCTGTTATGAAAGACAAGCTCAGATAGATATATATGCTCATACAACTTACAAGGGATAAAACCCACCAGACTCCATAATCTGAACACCAAAACCACAATACCACATTATATATGAAACTAGAGGAAACCAACCAAGAACTTGGTGCAACTTTATCACTTGCGGATACAAGTACGCAAGGGACATACAAAGAAAAACTGCAGTTGAGAAGCAATGGAAAATGGAAACAGCAGtaataaaaattttcattttccaaATGCTCTGTTTTCCAAAATCTTATTGATACTAGTAATTCCAGATCTACCAAATTAAACAACAGCTTTGTAACAAAGCATTCCCTGATTCTCAAAACAAAAGCTTACGAAATATTAGTTCCTCAAGACAATGACTATTGCTTCCTTGCCTAAGCATGGATGGACATTTTTCTTTCCAATCTTGTTAATCCAACTGAAATATAACCTGATAAGACTCGAGAATAGGAAACCTAAGGGACTAAACAAGACCACAGTAGTGTCAATGAATGCAGCAGACTTTGTAAGGAACCTCACTAAATATAATAGTATTTGCAAGCACCCCTGGAACATTTTGAAGGACATAGGTCAAGCAACTCAGTAGAGTTTATATTGAGCTCACTAATTATATAAAATGAGTCCCAAACACCCCTCAACATTACAAGGACAAGGGCTAACCTGAAATACATTCCTCTCACCAACAATAGCTCCATTTACAAATTTGGTATTATCACGAGTGATATTTGCTTGTACAAATGCCATTCGGTCAATGCCTGTACCACTGAGGGTCGTTGGAGGTCCATCTGCACTAATTCCTCCACTTGGCAACACTCTTTGACCATTTGCAGAGATATGGCTGCTTTCATCTCTTGTTGTTATCTCTTCCATCACAATTCCATAAGTGAATTTACTCTGACGGGTGAAGTTCTGTTTCACACACATGAATAAGCATGCATCAGAAGAACAATTAGTACAGTTTAGAGACCTCTCAAGTTTTAGATGTAGCAAACACATTGGCAATTACCTCAGTAATGTTAGCTTTAAGGCCAGCACGATCAACCCATATAGGAGGGACTTCATCCACTCCTGGGCCACCAGTAAAGACTGGACTCAATTTCCGGCTGTTGAAGCAGCTTGTACGGAGAGTACGATTGCGTGGATTATATACACCATCCAAATAAGGATGAACATACTCAAGCTTAAATGCAAGGTCATCCTGGGTAAAGATTACCATGCATATTTTCAGTTGAAATATATTAGGTGAAGGATTACGAAATCACTCTTCTTAAGGAAAAACATAATACATATTACCTGAGGCAAGAGGAAATTGCTGGTGGTTATTGAACCAAGAATGGATCGATTGAGCCCTTTAATATTCCGGTGTTCAAAGGAAACAGTTCCACCTGGCTGGAATGAAGCCTGAATGGAGATGGGTGTAAAGTTTTTCAAGTGAAATCATGGTTTGAACCCCCAAACTTTTATTGATTGAGATAcaaacaaattatatatatatatatatatatatatatatatatgtctggACATACATACCAGTGTAGGACGCCCTCCACGTCCTGGAACAATACTCCACTCAGTGCTAACTTCTGCAGATTTTGGCTCTAGCTCTTTAAGCTTAATCTCAACAATTATTCCTCCCTCATTCTTCTCATCAGGCCTTGGATTGACTTCAATATTAGAAAACAAGGCCAGTGAGTTGATGTTCCTGAGAGCTTGTTTCCCAGCTTCAATGTTAAAAACTTGACCTTGACGAAGCTGTAAGTCACCGATTAA
The sequence above is drawn from the Euphorbia lathyris chromosome 6, ddEupLath1.1, whole genome shotgun sequence genome and encodes:
- the LOC136233925 gene encoding protein TOC75-3, chloroplastic; translation: MSSFAGPSNLIANTPLSSSLPSRRSSRATAAPRSSSFKCDLSSSSSSSSSSSQNHVPTPKSRNSILQSLSKPVAIAGASAATLLLRFTPIPSPFSDGPGNFGGGDGGDFFGGGGGGGGGDGFGEGGGFWKRLFSPAPAVADEPQSQEWDSHGLPANIVVQLNKLSGFKKYKLSEILFFDRRRWTTVGPEDSFFEMVSLRPGGVYTKAQLQKELETLASCGMFEKVDMEGKTRPDGTLGLTISFSESTWQSADKFRCINVGLMQQSKPIEMDPDMTDKEKLEYYRNQEKDYKKRIDKARPCLLPMSVQREVLQMLRDHGKVSARLLQKIRDRVQKWYHDEGYACAQVVNFGNLNTKEVVCEVVEGDITQMLIQYQDKLGNVVEGNTQLPVVKRELPKQLRQGQVFNIEAGKQALRNINSLALFSNIEVNPRPDEKNEGGIIVEIKLKELEPKSAEVSTEWSIVPGRGGRPTLASFQPGGTVSFEHRNIKGLNRSILGSITTSNFLLPQDDLAFKLEYVHPYLDGVYNPRNRTLRTSCFNSRKLSPVFTGGPGVDEVPPIWVDRAGLKANITENFTRQSKFTYGIVMEEITTRDESSHISANGQRVLPSGGISADGPPTTLSGTGIDRMAFVQANITRDNTKFVNGAIVGERNVFQVDQGLGIGSKFPLFNRHQLTITRFIQLKQVEEAAGKAPPPVLVLHGHYGGCVGDLPSYDAFTLGGPYSVRGYNMGELGAARNILEVGAELRVPVRNTHVYAFAEHGNDLGSSKDVKGNPTEVYRRMGQGSSYGVGVKLGLVRAEYAVDHNTGTGSVFFRFGDRY